One window of the Leptospira ryugenii genome contains the following:
- a CDS encoding AMP-dependent synthetase/ligase: protein MKNFSTLNDVFYYTKNRYGSKELFFSKDNQKQFKGTTFADAFRKAENVGLALLQFGLKPGDKVGLMADNRLEWAIADMAVLLNGAVDVPRGSDSTPQEIQYILEHSESKYCFVEHQKLYESLKPILGSTKVEKVIVLDPQFSSKDPNVHSLAELVQMGEEYRKNLPSLELRAKQTKPDDLFTIIYTSGTTGMPKGVMLTHQNMVYNVLKVPPRVGLVSGDRALSILPVWHIFERAIDYALYAEGASIAYTNVRDLRDDFTKIQPTFMASAPRLWENLYLGIKQKLEKAPETRRKLFEFAYDVCKKWKDATDYLAGNKLLTTEENPFERAKNTALALANSINLFFLAKLLDGIVFSKIRDVLGGKLHGTISGGGALPAHVDEFFNVIGIPVYEGYGMTECAPIISVRSVGKVVQGSVGSWPEGTAVKILNDAGEIVPKGKMGIIHVKGPQVMKGYYKNEEATNKTLKDGWLNTGDLGFISFNDTLSVRGRVKDTIVLLGGENVEPVPIENLLLENALINQVIVVGQDQKSLTALVWPDKERMKEAGLSFSEGEDFNQNKEVRAFYQNIIKKQISSENGFKSFEKLTDFRFLPKAMEVGDELTNLFKMKRNVIHDKYKNLIQSMYN from the coding sequence ATGAAAAATTTTTCCACTCTGAACGACGTATTTTATTATACAAAAAATCGTTATGGTTCTAAAGAACTTTTCTTTTCCAAAGACAACCAAAAACAATTCAAAGGAACCACATTTGCAGATGCATTTCGCAAGGCCGAAAATGTTGGACTCGCCTTACTACAATTTGGCTTAAAACCAGGAGATAAAGTCGGACTTATGGCGGACAACCGCTTAGAGTGGGCCATTGCCGATATGGCAGTGCTACTCAATGGTGCCGTTGATGTGCCGAGAGGCTCTGACTCCACACCACAGGAGATTCAGTACATATTGGAACATTCCGAAAGCAAATACTGTTTTGTGGAACACCAAAAACTCTATGAATCCCTTAAGCCAATCCTTGGCTCGACAAAAGTAGAAAAAGTAATCGTTTTGGATCCGCAATTTTCCTCCAAAGATCCAAATGTACATTCCTTAGCAGAACTCGTCCAGATGGGCGAAGAATACCGTAAAAATTTACCGTCCTTAGAACTGCGGGCAAAACAAACAAAACCAGACGATCTATTTACCATCATTTACACCTCCGGCACAACGGGAATGCCGAAAGGGGTAATGCTTACCCACCAAAATATGGTATACAATGTTTTGAAAGTTCCACCCAGGGTGGGCCTCGTTAGCGGTGACCGTGCTCTTTCGATCTTGCCTGTTTGGCATATTTTTGAAAGAGCCATTGACTATGCCTTGTACGCTGAGGGCGCAAGTATAGCTTACACCAATGTTAGAGACCTAAGAGATGATTTTACCAAAATCCAACCTACGTTTATGGCCTCAGCTCCAAGGCTTTGGGAAAACCTATATCTTGGCATCAAACAAAAGTTAGAAAAGGCACCCGAAACCAGACGTAAACTTTTTGAATTTGCTTATGATGTTTGCAAAAAATGGAAGGATGCTACCGATTACCTGGCAGGAAATAAATTGCTCACAACGGAAGAAAACCCATTTGAACGTGCCAAAAATACAGCCCTTGCTCTCGCAAATTCCATCAACCTCTTCTTTTTAGCAAAGTTGTTAGATGGAATCGTATTCTCAAAGATACGAGATGTTTTGGGTGGCAAACTCCACGGCACCATTTCTGGCGGTGGAGCCCTACCCGCTCATGTCGATGAATTTTTCAATGTCATCGGAATCCCCGTTTATGAAGGCTACGGAATGACCGAATGTGCACCTATCATTTCTGTGCGCTCCGTTGGAAAAGTAGTCCAAGGCTCTGTGGGAAGTTGGCCGGAGGGAACTGCAGTTAAGATCCTAAATGATGCAGGCGAAATCGTTCCCAAAGGGAAGATGGGAATCATTCATGTGAAAGGACCCCAAGTGATGAAAGGCTATTACAAGAATGAAGAAGCTACCAACAAAACCTTAAAAGATGGCTGGCTGAATACAGGTGATTTAGGTTTTATTTCGTTTAATGACACACTTTCTGTCCGAGGGAGAGTGAAGGATACAATCGTACTATTAGGTGGTGAAAACGTCGAGCCAGTGCCAATTGAAAACCTTCTCTTAGAAAATGCTCTCATCAACCAAGTTATTGTTGTAGGGCAAGACCAAAAATCCCTTACCGCTTTGGTATGGCCGGACAAAGAAAGAATGAAGGAAGCTGGATTGTCTTTTTCAGAAGGAGAAGATTTCAATCAAAACAAAGAGGTGCGTGCATTCTACCAAAACATCATCAAAAAACAAATCTCTTCCGAGAATGGGTTTAAATCTTTTGAAAAACTTACGGACTTTCGTTTTCTTCCGAAGGCAATGGAAGTGGGCGATGAACTCACCAATCTTTTCAAAATGAAGCGAAACGTGATCCATGATAAATACAAAAATTTGATCCAGAGTATGTACAACTAA